The Burkholderia pyrrocinia genome has a segment encoding these proteins:
- the recG gene encoding ATP-dependent DNA helicase RecG produces MPVSPRRSTATVADSADPFDTEDVALPAHRAGERDAQEPAEPQRDAPRRAGPKRGADGRLAQPAAAAPDAEGGTGTDEAGASGTKRKKKAAADKPVKTVDKLAKLGLTRSIDLVLHLPMRYEDETTLTPIGELLPGGIAQTEGVVFDNEVAYRPRRQLVVKIQDDDGEHLVLRFLNFYGSQVKQMAVGQRLRVRGDVRGGFFGMEMVHPAVRVVEADAPLPQVLTPVYPSTAGVSQAYLRKAIENAVERTPLPELLPPEIDRAYLKPLGVPSLEQAVRILHHPRVDSDEAALMDGSHPAWTRIKFEELLAQQLSLKRAHEERRTRAAPAMPRRTASDADALTTRLYAALPFTLTGAQSRVVDEIARDLTLAHPMQRLLQGDVGSGKTVVAALAATQAIDAGYQAALMAPTEILAEQHARKLRAWLEPLGVTVAWLAGSLKAKEKRAAIEAAALGTAQLVIGTHAIIQDTVEFARLGLVIVDEQHRFGVEQRLALRAKAANAANGARDFQPHQLMMSATPIPRTLAMTYYADLEVSTIDELPPGRTPVLTRLVGDARREEVIARVREAALTGRQVYWVCPLIEESETLQLQTAVETYETLAATLPELKVGLVHGRLSPADKAAVMEAFTRNDVQLLVATTVIEVGVDVPNASLMVIEHAERFGLAQLHQLRGRVGRGTAASVCVLLYTGPLSITGRERLKTMRETTDGFEIARRDLEIRGPGEFLGARQSGAAMLRFANLETDGWLIDPAREAATRLIAAYPDVVTQHLARWLGAREQYLKA; encoded by the coding sequence ATGCCTGTGTCACCACGCCGTTCCACCGCCACCGTTGCCGATTCCGCCGATCCGTTCGACACGGAGGATGTCGCGTTGCCTGCGCATCGCGCGGGGGAGCGTGACGCGCAGGAGCCTGCCGAGCCGCAGCGCGACGCGCCGCGCCGCGCCGGCCCGAAGCGCGGCGCCGACGGGCGGCTCGCGCAGCCGGCCGCCGCCGCGCCCGATGCCGAAGGCGGCACGGGAACCGACGAAGCGGGCGCATCCGGCACGAAGCGCAAGAAGAAGGCGGCCGCCGACAAACCCGTGAAGACCGTCGACAAGCTCGCGAAACTCGGCCTCACGCGCTCGATCGATCTCGTGCTGCATCTGCCGATGCGCTATGAGGACGAAACCACGCTCACGCCGATCGGCGAACTGCTGCCGGGCGGCATCGCGCAGACCGAAGGCGTCGTGTTCGACAACGAGGTCGCGTACCGGCCGCGCCGCCAGCTCGTCGTGAAGATCCAGGACGACGACGGCGAGCACCTCGTGCTGCGCTTCCTGAATTTTTACGGCTCGCAGGTCAAGCAGATGGCCGTCGGCCAGCGGCTGCGCGTGCGCGGCGACGTGCGCGGCGGCTTCTTCGGGATGGAGATGGTGCATCCGGCGGTGCGCGTCGTCGAAGCGGATGCGCCGCTGCCGCAGGTGCTCACGCCCGTCTATCCGAGCACGGCCGGCGTGTCGCAGGCGTATCTGCGCAAGGCGATCGAGAACGCGGTCGAGCGCACGCCGCTGCCCGAGCTGCTGCCGCCCGAGATCGATCGCGCGTACCTGAAGCCGCTCGGCGTGCCGTCGCTCGAGCAGGCCGTGCGCATCCTGCACCACCCGCGCGTCGATTCCGACGAAGCCGCGCTGATGGACGGCTCGCATCCGGCGTGGACGCGCATCAAGTTCGAGGAGCTGCTCGCGCAGCAACTGTCGCTCAAGCGCGCGCACGAGGAGCGCCGCACGCGCGCGGCGCCCGCGATGCCGCGCCGCACCGCGAGCGATGCCGACGCGCTGACGACGCGCCTCTACGCGGCGCTGCCGTTCACGCTGACCGGCGCGCAGTCGCGCGTCGTCGACGAGATCGCGCGCGACCTCACGCTCGCGCACCCGATGCAGCGCCTGCTGCAGGGCGACGTCGGCAGCGGCAAGACGGTCGTCGCGGCGCTGGCCGCCACGCAGGCGATCGACGCCGGCTACCAGGCCGCGCTGATGGCGCCCACCGAAATCCTCGCGGAACAGCACGCGCGCAAGCTGCGCGCATGGCTCGAGCCGCTCGGCGTCACGGTTGCGTGGCTGGCAGGCAGCCTGAAGGCGAAGGAGAAGCGCGCGGCGATCGAGGCGGCCGCGCTCGGCACCGCGCAGCTCGTGATCGGCACGCACGCGATCATCCAGGACACGGTCGAATTCGCGCGGCTCGGCCTCGTGATCGTCGACGAGCAGCACCGCTTCGGCGTCGAGCAGCGTCTCGCGCTGCGCGCGAAGGCCGCGAACGCGGCCAACGGCGCGCGCGATTTCCAGCCGCACCAGCTGATGATGTCGGCCACGCCGATTCCGCGCACGCTCGCGATGACGTACTACGCGGATCTCGAGGTGTCGACGATCGACGAGCTGCCGCCGGGCCGCACGCCCGTGCTGACGCGCCTCGTCGGCGATGCGCGGCGCGAGGAGGTGATCGCCCGCGTGCGGGAGGCCGCGCTGACGGGGCGCCAGGTGTACTGGGTGTGCCCGCTGATCGAGGAGAGCGAGACGCTGCAGCTGCAGACGGCCGTCGAGACCTACGAGACGCTGGCCGCGACACTCCCCGAACTGAAGGTCGGGCTCGTGCACGGCCGGCTGTCGCCGGCCGACAAGGCGGCCGTGATGGAAGCGTTCACGCGCAACGACGTGCAGTTGCTCGTCGCGACGACCGTGATCGAAGTCGGCGTCGACGTGCCGAATGCATCGCTGATGGTGATCGAGCACGCGGAGCGCTTCGGCCTCGCGCAACTGCACCAGTTGCGCGGCCGCGTCGGGCGCGGCACCGCGGCGTCGGTGTGCGTGCTGCTGTATACGGGGCCGCTGTCGATCACCGGCCGCGAGCGGCTGAAGACGATGCGCGAGACGACCGACGGCTTCGAGATCGCGCGGCGCGACCTCGAAATTCGCGGCCCCGGCGAATTCCTCGGCGCGCGCCAGTCGGGCGCGGCGATGCTGCGTTTTGCGAACCTCGAGACCGACGGCTGGCTGATCGATCCGGCGCGCGAGGCCGCGACGCGGCTGATCGCCGCGTACCCCGACGTCGTCACGCAGCATCTCGCGCGCTGGCTCGGCG